GGGGTGATCCTGAAGCCCTGTCGTTCGGCAACGCGAAATGGCCGCTTTCCGGTCATGCGACTGTCTCCTCAGGGTCCATTCACGCGCTTTTCCGTCCGTCCTGATCACTTGAACAGACCCGCCGTTAAGACGCTGTAGCATGACGTCATGCTGACCGGTCGATACCGCCATGCCCATGCCGATTGTGTACAAAGTTAAGCTGCCTCGCGCCGCGTTGCTCAATATGCCTAAATAACGCGGTTCTGCATTGTTGCGCATCGGCTTGTTCATGAACGAGCTGAACTGGTTAGTGAGGTTGCTGCTTATAGCACGCATACCTAACGATGCTAGCGATCCAGAGCGTCGGGCCACAATTTACTTGGCATTGCTTATCGTCAAATTACTGGCGGCCAAGATGCACGAGGGCTGGGAAAAACTCCGCAATGGCATCAACGACCTTGTTGATGCATCGCTGTCTGCTGAGGGGCGCGATATAAAAGGTCAACTCGCGAATTGCCTCGCCAAGGGGTCGATCATTCACGGTCTCCGAAACCGCCACGCGCTTCGCTACTTGACCGACCTCTCAATTTCCGATCTTGAAATGTCGCCGTTGAATGATGACGAACTGGTAACGTATATGAGTGAAAACCACGGCCACAACCTATTCCACCTGTCTGAACTTGCGGCAATAGCGAGTTTGCCCAGCCTAATGGGGAAGCGTGATGCCGGTGAATCGTTCGAAGCCGTTATGGAGGAGGTCGTTAAGGTCGCAGGCTTGTACAGCGACTGCCTTTACGCTGTCGTTATCGCAGTGCTCGGTGATGAATTGATCGAGCAACTGAATCCAGAGCGAGTGCACGAGGAAAGCGATAGGGTGGCGGCCGCGGGCCGCATCAAGTTTTTCGAACTTCCCGAGCGTGGATGAAGAGTGTGATCGACTCTGGAGGTTTCCCCTTGATTGAACGTCAATCGCTAGGTTTTGCGAGACGATGTCGTCAGAAACCGCTAGGTATCGTAGCAGCGCGCGCGACCCTGCAGCACGGCGACTTCCATTCTAAGTCATTGTTTTTTATGGAAAGTGCGCACTGTCGTGGTGTTCGGACGCAGGTCGCCAGTTCAGACTTAAGCGACAAAGTTCAAAGTTAAGTGAATCTCGTGTCGAGATTCATTTAACTTTGAACTGGGCATGCCGCTTTGATAAGACTTCCGGGGCGCGCTGCTCAGCCAACTCTGAACCCGCGGTTCACTTAAGTTTGAACTATCTGGAGTTTGGTTCGCTTAACTTTGAACTTTCTGGAGTGCATCCAAAAATATAACGGCCAACGGCCAATATTGGCGCATTAGTCCTGAGTGGCCACATCGGTAGCGTCGGCCTGTACCAGTGCGCGCACGAGTAGGTACACGGCTGGCAGGTCGTCGTCGTCACGTCGCCAGTCGACGGGTTCGTCGAGATCCATCCCGGACAAACGACTGTCGCCAAACCGGACAAACGTCGAGCGTACCGCCTCGTTGTGCCTCGCACGGAAGCCTCGATTCTCAAAGACATGTTCGTCGATTGTCAGCAGGGTGCGCCAGGTCGGCAATCGCGCGCCACTTGAGTAACGGCGACGGCCACTGTCGAGGTAACGACCTGCGACCGTGGCAATGATCTGCTGGAGGTCGAGCGACGCGCTGCGGAGTGCGCGTTCGAGGGCGACAGGATTGATGTCTTGGACATCCATACCAAGAGCAGAGTCGTTAATCATGCGGTTATCTTCCTGAGGATTCGTGGCAACTCCCAGCATCAAACTTGATGCTTCAACAACGCCTGGTTTCGCTGTGCCAGCACCTGGCGGATCTGGGCAAGATAGTTATCGCCGACCGTGCAGTCTTCAACAGGCCGGCTATGCTGATGAGGCGTTGGCGGACGTACGCCGAGATAGCGGCACACCGCAGACAGGTATGGTTTGCCGTTGCCTCCCAGATGTCGCGCAGCAGCGGTCACGCGCACGTCTCCGACATGCTTGCGCAACCACTCAAGCGTTTCGCGGTCACCGTCGTTCAAGATGCGGATGAGTTGGTTCATGGCCGATCCTGTATATAAAAACAGTACTGTAAATTTATACAGTATTTGACCAGGATGCAAGTCAATTCGCAGGATGTCGGACTCGGCGGAAAGAGAATGCAGATGGCGATCAAAGGTGATGCGCAATCGGTTCTTCGAGCGCCAGGCCTCATCGACTTCACCACTGCGCCCGCGCACACGCTGGTTGGTAAAGTCCTTCGCGTGCGGGGCCTTGCCCGCGATGAGTTCCTTCTGGCTCGCATAGGCGCTGTCACCGTACACACGCCGCGCAGCACCGTGCAACAGAGCCGGCAGCGGATGCTTGTCATGCACGTTCGCAGCCGTCACTACCGCGCTATGTGACAGTCCCGTCTGGCTATCCACACCGATGTGCAGCTTCATGCCAAAGTGCCACTGCTGGCCCTTCCTCGTCTGATGCATTTCGGGGTCTCGCGCCTTGTCTGCGTTCTTCGTGGAACTGGGCGCACCGAGGATGGTGGCATCCATGATCGTGCCGGTACCTACCTTCAGTCCACGCCCTTGCAGCACCTCGCCGACCTTGTTGCGCTCCAGCAGCCGGCGGAATTTCAACAGCGTCGTGCCATCAGGCACCCGCTCGCGACCTAGATCGCTCCCAACGAATCGCCGCAATGCAGTGCTGTCCAGCAGCGCTTCCTCGCAGGCTTCATCGGCCAGGTTGAACCAGTGCTGCACAAAGTGCACGCGCAGCATGCGCTCCAGACCAACTCGCGGGCGTCCACCTTGACCCTTCGGATAGTAGGGCTCGACAACCTCGCACAACTGCGTTCACGGCACGATCTGCTCCATCGTCTCAAGGAACACATCGCGTTTGGTTGGCCGACGGTACTTTTCAAATCCGGCACCTTGATCGGCTGCCATCGCAAGGGTCTGTTGTTTCATCCGTATTTAACGATTCACCGCGCAACCGCGTTGACCTTTTTCAGCGTAGCCCTAAAGCTTCGATTGCCGCCGGGCGCAAAAATTCTCGCGACTGACGACTCGGCGTTTGCCAGAGATTTGCGTGCCCAGATTTTCGAAGCACTCGAAG
The nucleotide sequence above comes from Paraburkholderia aromaticivorans. Encoded proteins:
- a CDS encoding DUF2471 domain-containing protein translates to MINDSALGMDVQDINPVALERALRSASLDLQQIIATVAGRYLDSGRRRYSSGARLPTWRTLLTIDEHVFENRGFRARHNEAVRSTFVRFGDSRLSGMDLDEPVDWRRDDDDLPAVYLLVRALVQADATDVATQD